One Lysinibacillus sp. OF-1 DNA segment encodes these proteins:
- the pepT gene encoding peptidase T — protein MKEQVIERLIRYAKIDTQSDFTSETTPSTQKQFDLLHVLKDELAEIGLTEITLDENGYLFASLEANTDKEVPTIGFLAHVDTATDYTGTNVNPQRIDNYDGGDIQLNEHLVMSPTDFPELKNYVGQTLITTDGTTLLGADDKAGIAEIITAMEYLIKNPTIKHGKIRVAFTPDEEIGRGPHKFDVAAFGADYAYTMDGGPLGELQYESFNAAGVKVVTNGTSVHPGSAKNKMVNAITMAIAFQNEMPADAVPEKTEGYEGFIHLMGFKGALEHTELSYIVRDHDRQKFEEKKQLMLDTAAKIQAQYGEHALSITIEDQYYNMGEKIEPVKEIVDIARAAMEKLDITPNTLPIRGGTDGSQLSYMGLPTPNIFAGGENMHGKFEYVSAETMEKATQVIIEIVQLFEQQAN, from the coding sequence ATGAAAGAACAAGTAATCGAGCGATTAATACGCTATGCAAAAATTGATACACAATCAGACTTCACAAGCGAAACAACTCCTTCTACCCAAAAACAATTTGACCTGTTACATGTCCTGAAAGACGAACTTGCTGAAATTGGCTTAACAGAAATTACATTAGATGAAAATGGCTATTTATTTGCTTCATTAGAGGCTAATACAGATAAAGAAGTACCAACTATCGGCTTTTTAGCCCATGTTGATACAGCTACCGACTACACGGGCACAAATGTGAATCCACAGCGCATAGATAATTATGATGGTGGAGATATTCAGTTAAATGAACATTTAGTGATGTCCCCAACTGACTTCCCTGAGCTTAAAAATTACGTGGGTCAGACACTTATTACAACAGATGGCACTACGTTATTAGGGGCTGATGATAAGGCTGGTATTGCTGAAATTATAACAGCGATGGAATACCTCATTAAAAACCCTACTATTAAACATGGAAAAATTCGTGTAGCCTTTACACCAGATGAGGAAATTGGACGTGGCCCACATAAATTTGATGTTGCCGCGTTTGGAGCAGACTATGCCTATACAATGGATGGCGGACCACTTGGTGAGCTACAATACGAAAGCTTCAATGCCGCTGGCGTAAAGGTTGTTACAAATGGAACAAGTGTACACCCTGGTTCTGCGAAAAATAAAATGGTGAATGCTATCACAATGGCCATTGCCTTCCAAAATGAAATGCCTGCTGACGCAGTTCCTGAAAAGACAGAAGGTTATGAAGGTTTCATTCATTTAATGGGCTTTAAAGGGGCTCTTGAGCATACTGAGCTATCTTATATCGTGCGTGACCATGATCGTCAAAAATTCGAAGAGAAAAAACAATTAATGCTCGATACGGCTGCAAAAATTCAAGCACAATATGGCGAACATGCCCTAAGTATTACTATTGAAGATCAATACTACAATATGGGCGAAAAAATTGAGCCTGTAAAAGAAATTGTTGATATCGCACGTGCCGCAATGGAAAAATTAGATATTACACCAAATACCTTACCAATTCGTGGTGGTACAGATGGTTCACAATTATCCTATATGGGCTTACCAACACCTAATATTTTCGCTGGTGGCGAAAACATGCATGGTAAATTTGAATATGTATCTGCTGAAACAATGGAAAAGGCAACACAAGTTATTATTGAAATCGTTCAGCTCTTTGAACAACAAGCTAATTAG
- a CDS encoding Fe-S oxidoreductase, with amino-acid sequence MPALTMDQVQQLNSYSIYTAEPKRTLFTLADIHKDFYHPDFLNLMMGITDAATETAAISHFARRYGMFFAMQFYMLAAYDEVWDGKPLELRFDAAKEFNSFTVAMFANPNDWRYVEEDERQAVIEKILYDGHVIVQQLRKVTSISPLTIWENFFGYLLWHYHVLLSNPGLADQAMDDIEALENPETWARFSNKSWWAQYTGCQSPTNLINIPVRKSCCFSKDIPGLMACGFCPMKK; translated from the coding sequence ATGCCAGCTTTAACGATGGATCAAGTTCAACAATTAAATTCCTATAGCATCTACACAGCTGAACCTAAGCGGACTTTATTTACATTAGCTGATATACATAAAGATTTTTACCATCCTGATTTTTTGAACCTCATGATGGGTATAACAGATGCCGCAACAGAAACGGCCGCTATTTCTCATTTTGCTCGCCGCTATGGTATGTTCTTTGCTATGCAATTTTATATGCTTGCCGCTTATGATGAGGTATGGGATGGCAAGCCACTCGAATTACGTTTCGATGCTGCAAAGGAATTCAATAGCTTTACCGTTGCCATGTTCGCCAATCCAAATGATTGGCGTTATGTTGAGGAAGATGAACGTCAAGCGGTCATTGAGAAAATCCTTTATGATGGCCATGTGATTGTTCAACAGCTTCGTAAAGTAACATCGATTTCCCCTCTTACCATTTGGGAAAACTTCTTTGGTTATTTGCTATGGCACTATCATGTTTTGTTATCTAATCCAGGCTTGGCCGATCAAGCCATGGACGATATTGAAGCTTTAGAAAATCCAGAAACATGGGCACGCTTCTCAAATAAATCTTGGTGGGCGCAATATACAGGCTGTCAGAGCCCTACGAATTTAATCAATATTCCTGTTAGAAAATCTTGTTGTTTTTCTAAAGATATCCCTGGTTTAATGGCCTGTGGCTTTTGTCCAATGAAGAAATAA
- a CDS encoding lysoplasmalogenase — translation MLKKFLIGFIILFGLYYIFLFSHIAESLKLIFKVIPMLLIIILAAIQKPLHIKKYQLLIIAGLIFCMIGDYTLQWFLIGLTSFLIGHVFYIFAFSTANERQVPTWAKILLLLYGASMAIWIAGSVFKTGETILGIAVIAYISVILTMGWTAIKTDSTLATIGALLFIASDSYLAINKFVTPLAFSHEVIMLTYYSAQLLIALSILQYSEIRSKVLQ, via the coding sequence TTGTTAAAAAAATTTCTAATAGGTTTCATTATTTTATTTGGTCTTTATTATATATTTCTCTTTTCCCATATTGCCGAAAGTTTAAAACTCATTTTTAAAGTGATTCCCATGTTGCTCATCATTATTTTAGCTGCGATTCAGAAGCCATTACATATTAAAAAATACCAACTTTTAATTATTGCTGGGCTTATATTTTGTATGATTGGGGACTATACATTGCAGTGGTTTTTAATTGGTCTGACTAGCTTTCTTATAGGTCATGTCTTTTATATTTTTGCTTTCTCTACCGCAAACGAGCGGCAAGTACCCACGTGGGCAAAAATACTCTTACTGCTTTACGGAGCGAGCATGGCCATCTGGATTGCAGGGTCTGTCTTTAAAACAGGTGAAACGATACTTGGTATCGCAGTGATTGCCTATATTTCAGTGATTCTCACTATGGGATGGACGGCCATAAAAACCGATTCTACATTGGCGACAATTGGTGCTCTGTTATTTATTGCTTCTGATTCTTATTTAGCTATTAATAAATTTGTCACGCCACTAGCTTTTTCACACGAAGTAATCATGCTAACTTATTATAGCGCTCAATTACTTATTGCATTAAGTATCCTTCAATATTCCGAAATCCGAAGTAAAGTGTTACAATAA
- a CDS encoding DMT family transporter, producing the protein MKEIALGILASLFFAVTFILNHAMEMQGGSWLWSASLRFFFMLPFLLIIVFYRKGFSQLSGEMKAQPIAWLLWSFVGFVLFYAPLTFAAAFGPGWLVSGTWQFTIVAGVLLAPLFVSVIAGKTIRQKIPFISLLISCVILVGILLIQIPHAQSVSFRSLMLGILPVIVAAFAYPLGNRKMMEICGGRIDTFQRVLGMTIASMPAWIIIAIYASLTVGLPSASQMFQSLLVGISSGVIATVLFFIATDRVRDHQGKLAAVEATQSTEILFVIIGEVLLLGIAFPSPIALAGLGVIIVGMLLHSYYTMIIGKKNAVQQNISS; encoded by the coding sequence ATGAAAGAAATTGCCTTAGGCATTTTAGCTTCTCTTTTCTTTGCCGTGACTTTTATTTTAAATCACGCAATGGAAATGCAAGGTGGCAGTTGGCTATGGAGTGCATCACTAAGATTCTTTTTCATGCTACCCTTTTTACTTATCATTGTCTTTTATCGCAAAGGCTTTTCACAGCTTTCAGGTGAAATGAAAGCACAGCCTATAGCTTGGTTACTTTGGAGCTTTGTTGGATTTGTTTTATTCTATGCACCATTAACCTTTGCCGCAGCGTTTGGTCCAGGTTGGTTGGTTTCTGGCACATGGCAATTTACAATTGTTGCTGGTGTATTATTAGCTCCCCTCTTTGTTTCAGTTATTGCGGGTAAAACAATACGTCAAAAAATACCTTTCATATCTCTTCTAATTTCATGTGTCATCTTAGTAGGTATTCTACTTATACAAATACCTCATGCACAATCGGTTTCGTTTAGAAGTTTAATGCTCGGTATTTTACCTGTCATCGTCGCAGCATTTGCCTATCCTCTTGGTAATCGCAAGATGATGGAGATTTGTGGGGGACGGATCGATACTTTTCAACGAGTACTTGGTATGACCATTGCTTCAATGCCAGCATGGATCATCATAGCTATTTATGCCAGTCTTACAGTTGGACTGCCCTCAGCAAGTCAGATGTTCCAATCATTACTCGTAGGAATTAGTTCAGGTGTCATTGCAACAGTATTGTTTTTCATAGCAACCGATCGTGTAAGAGACCATCAAGGGAAACTAGCCGCTGTGGAAGCAACCCAATCAACAGAAATTTTATTTGTTATTATCGGTGAGGTTTTATTATTAGGTATTGCATTCCCTAGCCCTATTGCACTTGCAGGTCTGGGCGTCATCATCGTAGGTATGCTATTACATAGTTACTATACTATGATCATTGGGAAAAAAAATGCTGTTCAACAGAATATATCTTCCTAA
- a CDS encoding mandelate racemase/muconate lactonizing enzyme family protein — MKIQQVEIFAIHLPLIDPFIISYATYDTMPSIILKVTTDTGIVGYGEAVPDEHVTGESWESTYAVLKHQLAPAVIGENPMAFEKLHEKMNKIVKDVPAAKAALDIACFDITGKALGVPVYQLLGGRYHDKFPITHVLSIGTPEEMAEEAANRVEMGYRSFKMKVGTEVTRDVARIKAVRERVGEDIAIRVDVNQGWGNASTTLQGLRAMKDLNIDWLEQPVDSEDIDGMVEIKSKSDVSLMIDEGLRGVREMREIIAKRAADKVNIKLMKCGGIYPAMKLAVMAEMAGIECQIGSMVESSVGSAAGFHVAFSKKIMTSVELTGPLKFSKDVGNLHYDVPFICLNEQAGLGVEVDEDVIQELCKFSTVVTA; from the coding sequence ATGAAAATCCAACAAGTAGAAATCTTTGCAATACATTTACCTCTAATTGATCCATTTATCATTAGTTATGCTACATATGATACAATGCCTTCTATTATTTTAAAAGTGACTACCGATACAGGTATTGTGGGGTACGGGGAAGCAGTTCCTGATGAGCATGTAACAGGGGAATCATGGGAAAGCACATATGCTGTGCTAAAACATCAACTTGCTCCTGCGGTTATTGGAGAAAATCCAATGGCTTTTGAAAAGCTGCACGAAAAAATGAATAAAATTGTAAAAGACGTACCAGCTGCAAAAGCAGCACTTGATATTGCTTGCTTTGATATCACTGGGAAAGCATTAGGAGTCCCTGTATACCAACTTTTAGGTGGACGTTATCATGACAAATTCCCAATTACCCATGTATTAAGTATTGGGACGCCTGAAGAGATGGCAGAAGAGGCTGCTAATCGAGTAGAAATGGGCTATCGTTCTTTTAAAATGAAAGTAGGCACAGAGGTAACTCGTGATGTTGCACGCATTAAAGCAGTACGTGAACGTGTAGGTGAAGATATTGCTATCCGAGTGGATGTAAATCAAGGGTGGGGCAATGCGTCTACTACCTTACAGGGTTTACGTGCTATGAAGGATTTAAACATTGATTGGTTAGAGCAACCGGTAGATAGTGAAGATATTGATGGAATGGTTGAGATTAAATCAAAATCCGATGTGTCATTAATGATTGATGAAGGACTTCGTGGTGTACGTGAAATGCGTGAAATTATTGCCAAGCGTGCCGCTGATAAAGTAAATATTAAGTTAATGAAGTGTGGTGGCATCTACCCTGCGATGAAGCTAGCTGTCATGGCAGAGATGGCGGGAATTGAATGTCAAATTGGCTCCATGGTAGAATCATCTGTTGGCTCTGCTGCAGGTTTTCATGTAGCATTCTCTAAGAAAATTATGACAAGTGTAGAGTTAACAGGCCCGCTAAAATTCTCTAAAGATGTAGGGAATCTACATTATGATGTTCCATTTATTTGCTTAAATGAACAGGCTGGGCTAGGTGTAGAAGTGGATGAGGATGTAATCCAGGAACTATGTAAGTTCTCAACTGTTGTAACAGCCTAA
- a CDS encoding DUF4395 domain-containing protein, which yields MSVPHAIPRPLVRLNQWIILLSVIFTWLTGVTWLLVIPLTANLLGIICHYNPIIRVGKLFLKKAPSAYIPEDAQQQKFNSSIASFCLGVGLLGYMLNWAVVGYIFTSMVAIASSIAIAGFCIGCFLHFQLKQWQYRRSLKKSF from the coding sequence ATGTCAGTGCCTCATGCAATTCCAAGACCACTCGTTCGACTGAATCAATGGATCATTCTTTTAAGTGTTATCTTTACATGGCTAACAGGGGTTACATGGCTTCTAGTCATTCCACTGACTGCAAATTTATTGGGTATTATATGCCATTATAACCCTATTATTCGTGTCGGTAAGCTATTTCTAAAAAAGGCCCCATCTGCTTATATACCAGAGGATGCACAACAGCAAAAATTTAATTCCAGCATTGCTAGCTTTTGTTTAGGGGTAGGCTTGTTAGGTTATATGTTGAATTGGGCTGTTGTCGGTTATATCTTTACTAGCATGGTTGCAATCGCATCATCTATCGCAATCGCAGGTTTTTGTATTGGTTGTTTTCTACATTTTCAATTGAAGCAATGGCAGTACCGTCGTTCATTAAAAAAATCTTTTTAA